The genome window GacataaagtctgtgtgagcacaacgtTTTTTTGCGTAATGTTAGATGTccgtaatattttgaaaaaagtcataaaattatgcgatttaaaaaattacattacttatttttgcatcactcggaccggaagttgttcagggtccgcagacattgACTTTtagtgacattaggtcagtgtgaaaaattagattttggaatatttcggagatttgtgattcctgctgatacaTCTTTTATGAGAATGACTCTTGTTAATATAGGCAGCAtagttttaaatttatattttcccATGGCGGTGTCccttgcaaaaagtgtgccgcatctcaaaaaaggttgggaaacactgatctagGTGGTACCAACAGTGCTCACCTTAATACaaatatgatttgtcatttaatggtcatctttttttgcattatttttactgtatgTATAAAAATGAATGCACATTAACTCATTGGGAATGAGCTAATGTGCAGTTAAAATGCTTAACCATGTAAATGTGTGCGTCAAATTGCCCAGACCTATTTCAaaaattcacttttttaatcaaattaatcTTTTTGACAATTGATTGGATTTTTCTATTTCTGTAGCCGAACTAATGCACGCATCAGTTCAATGGGtgtattttgcattttgttgCTTAACACTTTGATAGTCATTCAACTCATTTTGTAGTTAcaattttattaaatatcacaagGCATACTGTGAATTGAATCCAATGTGGTAACACAAGCAAAGTCTTCATTATGAGAAATATGCAATAAATGCTGTGTATGATTGAACGCAACTACCTCAAACGGATTGTTCGTTTACAAGCGATGAACTCATTTGAGGGGTCATGATTGGTGCCAATTGGAGCAGGAACGGACATCAATAAGTGTTCATTTTTCTTCCCATTAGTAGCATTTTAATAGGAACGAATACAAGAAATACACCACTTTATGCACTGAGTTTAAAAGTTACAATTAGCTTGTCACGTTCAACAGAAATGCAGATGTCTGGAGTTACTTTCACATATTCCAGATTCCACACTATGATAGCTGTCAAGTGACAAATCTGATTGGCAAAACAAATAGTTTGGCTTGAAAATTGGCAACGTGCACACTTTGGAGGAGATGATGAATCATATTGGATAAATTCAATGCATTTGATGGGCTCTAGTTCATATTTAACACTAAACTAGCtttcaaataacattttatgaattgattaaaaatatatttattaatacagTATTCCCTTGAATATCGCTGTTGATGTAGACCAgagatggccgcgataatcgaaaaatcgccaagtaggtTCAAAGAATCTGTTAAAAAATGGTCGCCTCTTGTTTTGTAGAAGGAGGAAGGCTGGAGGCGAATGGTGTGGGAGAAGAACCTGAAGAAGATTGAGCTCCACAACCTTGAACACTCCATGGGCAAACACTCTTACAGCCTGGGCATGAACCACTTCGGTGACATGGTATGTCATGCCGGTCTCCCCATGTCCAAGCCTGCCTCTGAAcctatgatattttttttgcgtGCAGACGCACGAGGAGTTCCGTCAAGTCATGAACGGCTACAAGCACGGTATCAAGACGCAAAAGAAGACGAAAGGAGCTCTCTTCTTGGAGCCTAACTTCCTGGAGGCACCGCGCTCGGTGGACTGGAGAGACCATGGCTACGTCACGCCCGTCAAGGACCAGGTATGGTTCGacaatgtgggggaaaaacaagtTTGCGTGTCAATATGTAGTTCAGTCAGTGGAAAAGCTAATCAGTTGCCACAGAGGTGGACTTGTTTATCTACTTGGCGCACTCTCTCACCCGCCACCTCCTCGCCTCAGATCAGCCATTTTTAAGTGTGCGTTGTACACTTGTTTAGAAACCTGTCACACAGGACCACAGGAATATTTGAGAGACTTGACAAAGCCATGACATTTCTTGAAACAAACTTCaaagtacagtgatacctcgagatacaagcttaatgcgttatgGGACttggctcgtatgtcgattgactcataactcaaatgaacgtttcccatagaaatgaactaaaaacagattaatttgttccaaccctctaaaaaaaacaccaaaaacaggatattggattggagaaacatttttatttgttctaattcgccatttattaacaaagtaacaaatgactaatggtttaatagaactaaaatgtgtttaattgtaataaaattagacggatttcgtggggggtagagagaaaaagagagagggtgggaactttttgcatggcaacgtgctcgtaacataacatgtacaaatttaaatgaatttggattatgACGCAGACACAATCAaactaatttaatctaaccttacattaacataattctaattttgttttaaattttgatacctttcttctcacgGGTtgcctctatttgccccgcctccactgaaaaaaatgcaattctccgcccagtgctcgtagaaacaTGATctgaaagacagtgcccatgatgttctcatgagcagcctctcgcgttcgctttatgctcgtatatcaaaatttgtctcgtatctcaagatcaatatttgcccgaaattttacttgtatctcaaattgctcgtatgtcgaggcattactgtattTCCAATTCGCTGGGGCCCCCTGCATGTAAAACTTATTTTGGTTGTTAATTAACActtgataataaaaataatagactAATCATGTTATTTACTCTAGTGTTACCCTGGGCTTTTTTGTGCGAAAGATCTTACTTTGATTATATACACCAAGATGTCCTCAGCTttcatttatttactatttttattCTGCTTTTTATAGCATACAttgttgaaatggaaaaaaaaaacttaactcATTTGCTAACAATTTTGAAATTACTTTCTCATTACAAATAGAAGAACAGTAAGAGCAAAAAtatctggattaaaaaaatatagaatcaAAAAATGGTATAATCCACTATTTTGCTTCCTaaaattcaaactaaaaagCACAATATTGACTATTAAATCATTGGCTACCAAATCTATTTTGAACGTTCACAATTCAGATGGCACAATGGTTGTCAAGCCCTTGCAAATGGATaggatgtctattgccatcaatggcagtcagtgTTAATTCAATTCATGAATACACAAAAGTGCTTTAAACAGTATCAAAGTTGTTGATGTAACTCCTAAGATTTAGTGTTGTAAGACTCGATATGCCTAACTTACTGCGCGGACTTCAACCTAACCAAACCACGTGGTATCAGGAATGTGCTCGCTTTAAGCGGAACAGCGTAGTAGGGCTAGCGGAATTGAGCATTGATGTTCCCGTCCTGACAcgtgtctgtgtttgtgtacGCAGGGTCAGTGCGGCTCCTGCTGGGCCTTCAGCACCACGGGCGCCCTGGAAGGCCAGCACTTCCGCAAATCGGGAAAGCTCGTGTCCCTGAGCGAGCAGAACCTGGTGGACTGCTCGCGACCCGAAGGCAACGAGGGCTGCAACGGGGGTTTGATGGACCAAGCCTTCCAGTACATCAAGGACAACAATGGCCTGGACTCTGAGGACTCTTATCCCTACCTGGGAACCGTACGTTTCCGTCAAACCGGAGCCCATTATGTCCTGTTCTGATGCTCAATGACTATTTTTGGAGTGTCTGATCTGATCCACTAGTCTCCTGTGTTTTAAGTAATATattaatccctcgattatcacatctacacttattgcaaattcactacttcagcggtccccaaccttttccTCACCGCAGACCAGTAAagttctttctattttctcgtggAACGGCGACTCGGGGaaggcgacaacttaagacaaaattgtatgGGGGTGGGGTTGGTCCACGAATGACAACCACgacagcaaaaaacaaacaagtcccaagcataatggcaattatttattattattgttgttgtaacAACTTTTGTCATTTCAAGTATGAGGGgaagattgaaaacgttaatattttttactctgacggaccggcattAGGTAGCTCGTGGACCGATAGCGGTCCATGGACCAGTGGTTGGGGACCCCAGCactactatataaatataaaaatataatatttttaaataaaaattataacaaaaaatattcaaaaaatatatagcatgtgtgtatatatatatatatatatatatatatatttgaatttcataaaagtgtgaaaatccatgctgaaactcgtaatcGGAAGCTACTTTTGCTTCAAGGAATCAgcaatgaaacaaaaaaggttATAGTGGTGAccttactttgcgatttttggattattcaagggattactgtatcttaCTTTTAGGCTGCTTCAAAATTGGTAAAAGATTTATTGGGAGAATTGGATTGGGACATTTGGGACATCCCTACCAAGAGCTGTCCTTCCAACTTTAGTCACGCGAAATCTCTCTGCAGGACGACCAGCAATGCCATTACGACCCATCGTTCAACTCCGCTAACGACACAGGCTTCATGGACGTGCCCAGCGGGAAGGAGCACGCCCTCATGAAGGCCGTGGCTTCCGTAGGGCCCGTCTCCGTCGCTATCGACGCCGGACACGAGTCTTTCCAGTTCTACCAGTCTGGTCCGTTTCCATTGGGATTTTCCACAATTTCCACAcgttttgtgaaatctaaagtTGTTTTTACCGCCATTTTGCTTAGGCATCTACTTTGAGAAGGAGTGCAGCAGTGAGGAGCTAGACCACGGCGTGCTTGTGGTGGGCTACGGCTTCGAGGGCGAAGATACCGACGGCAGGAAGTACTGGATTGTCAAGAACAGGTGAGTGCCCAGCATCTGACGGTGTGGGCGTCGCGCCGCTGACACCTTTGCTCTTATGTAGCTGGAGTGAGAAATGGGGAGACAAAGGTTACATCTACATGGCCAAGGACCGCAAGAACCACTGCGGGATCGCCACCGCCGCCAGCTACCCACTGGTCTGATGAGCGCCAACGCCATCCGTCATGagctttctaaaaaaaaaaattaatgcttGGAAGCAGGAGGTTAGATTTTTAGCCCCAAAAAATGAGCGTTCTTGGGAAAATCACgccatttttttgccaatttttaTTGAACAAATTTTAGTTGTCTTTTATTCTTTGTACATATACTGCTCAGTGAGTGGCGAACTCATTTCTTCTTGTGAATGTGtccattttatgtttttatgttgCGTTGTCCATTAAAGGTGTGAGACACTACTTTGATAACTGGAGTGTTTTGTTGTTATCCAATCTTCAATCCATTTATCCATCTGTTAGGATTTCTCTTCAGCACCATCCAATTACGACATTCGGGGTGCCTTAGCTGTCGGCTACATAAACTAAAGTTACATTCAGTCAGAATGAACAGTCTTCTGTACCAGTAAAGACGGCGAAAAACATGTCAAATTGagaaacagaacaaaaaaagggaCCATAGATGCCAAAGTTGCATAATTTAGTCAATAGGAAATGAACAAAGTTAGCATGTTTAACCTAACATTGTGTAGCATGTCCTTCATTGTGACAAAAGCAAGCTCAATGCATTATTAAATAACTTAAAGCGTGACTGTATTCAAAAGCAACCCACCTGGGAGACATTTTATTTGTCAAAGTTCAAAGCACGAGCATTCTACTGGTACTTGCGTACAAAGCCCAAATACTCGTTGATGTCATCAGGAGAGCCCACCACAAAAGGCACCCGCTGATGGAGGGCCCGGGGCCGCACGTCCAGGACCCTCTCGGTGCCGGTGGTGGCCACGCCCCCCGCTTGCTCCACCAGGAAAGCGATGGGGTTGCACTCGTACAGCAAACGCAACTATGCCGACACATGAAAAAGAATGATAATTCAGTACACTGCTAGTTGATGGTTTCCTTCTAGTAACTTTTCTGATACAAGTGCTCAAGATGGCGTGGGGTGTGCTGCTTTTATGGGGATAGAACACCTTTAAAATGTGTTGTGGTGCTGATATTCTGAATTATGAAAAGCAATGTTGGACCACAGTCAAGTTTTAGTTCAATGTGACTTTCACTTCTTCTTACTCTTCTCCACGCCCCATGTTAGCTTTCCTGTTTTTGAAGAAATGAAAGCTACGTTTTTCTAGATGCACCTGCAGGGGATTTTTCGTGTTTCAAAAGGAAAAGTAGGTCTTTTAAAGGGAACATGGTTAAAAGAGATCCAGCGTATTCTTATGTCCTCACATTTGAACTTTCACTAGCATATATAACCCTATGTTTGCCTTCACTCACATTGATCATTTATCTTGATTGTATTATCACTCAAATCACGATGTATTCACACTTCTATTTTACAAATAAGTTagaaaaaatagcaaaatttTAAACAGTTAAAAAGCCACACCACACCAGCTGCCAAAAcggatacacacacacgcacaccaaaaattcaattaaaaccatattattcaccatcacacttttttccccttacaaaacGTGTCCATCCTCAACACATCAAATTCAACTGGGCCAGAGTTAACACATCAACTACCCTGGTGGTTGCCgtggcaaagagccacattcattttggctgggagccggatgcggctcgagagccaggTGTTCACCTTTTGTCTAAATCCTTGTAGTTACTATATTTACTCACAAAAAAAGCCGcaccattaaaattgccttaaaatcgttgaattttacaatttcttgcgtataagccgccccctgattcaaaattttgacctccatattcatggttttaatagggagtacaaatgtgttactttgaagggaaaatcttaagaaaaatcatcgcacgaggtatttctgagatactgtatgaatcaaaagcacattattaagaTCAATATCATGAAGTTAGTCATTCATCcactaatggttgttttcttactgcaaaacagaaaataactaacaaatactaaatgttactttgccaaaatctactggtgaaaaagagtatagcaagtcttgtgcgcatataagccatacccttgattcagtcatcatttttgtagttacaaatacggcttatatgtgagaaaatatggtacttctaGTTACTGCTCAACACACTGCTCCATTGTTCTGCAATTCAACCTTGCCTGTGGCTTGAGATAGGGAGGCATTGGACCTTCCAGCTCTGGCCTTTTTACCTGGACCCATGAGGAGAATCCCCCCCCATTACTCTCAAGGCTCTGAGTGATGAAACAGTTAAATTTAAAGAGTCTGCTCGCAGTGGAAAACCACTTTCCTTGCACACTTAAAACAAGCCCCTAATATTCATAGTAACGCATACTTTTGAGATAAATCTTGGAGTCCGATGTGAAATTATGTGTGCTTTATCATTAAAGCCCTACGTTTTTGAACCCTGAAACTCAGATTCTTTGTTGCCTCCGTTTATCCTTAAATCCTccagatcagaaaatgaatgcatggcgTTTTGGGTACGAGGTCAGGACTCAATGCTAACAGTACCTTTCCTTCTGGACTCTTTTGATTGGCTGGGTACATAAAGATGCCGCCATACGTGATGGTGCGGTGGACGTCGGAGACCATGGAGCCCACGTAGCGTGCGCCGTATGGGGCGCCGCCGTCCTGTTATACAGACCATGCAAAACATCATGAGCCCTTTGGAAAATACTCTGCATATACAGTACTACCAGAAAATTTTGAATGTCAAGTTGATTTATTTTGGCAATTCTACATAAAAGATGAAACAACTTTagcattacagtaataccttgagatacgtgTGCCCCCACATACAAaacatttgagatacaagttaaattccgagcaaatatttgccttgagatacgagacaaattttgaaataaGAGCCATGTGGGTGAGATGCTGCTCATGATaatagcgcactgtctttctcaccacatctccctcgtgtaaagatatctatgagcactgggcggagtattacatttttttacatgttttttttgcgttaatcagtgcagaattaagcgaaaaacaatgggtccaaagcaagcaggtgcaaggaagggtagtgcgaagaaaaggcgtatgatgacaatcgatattaagcacgaaataatcgaaaaac of Stigmatopora argus isolate UIUO_Sarg chromosome 5, RoL_Sarg_1.0, whole genome shotgun sequence contains these proteins:
- the ctsla gene encoding cathepsin La, translating into MVGGHLGATQAFIKFVWLHRSRIFSFLFPLCSFGEKGLPEAIKMLPLITLALCLSAAASAPNLDPQLDEHWDLWKSWHSKQYHQKEEGWRRMVWEKNLKKIELHNLEHSMGKHSYSLGMNHFGDMTHEEFRQVMNGYKHGIKTQKKTKGALFLEPNFLEAPRSVDWRDHGYVTPVKDQGQCGSCWAFSTTGALEGQHFRKSGKLVSLSEQNLVDCSRPEGNEGCNGGLMDQAFQYIKDNNGLDSEDSYPYLGTDDQQCHYDPSFNSANDTGFMDVPSGKEHALMKAVASVGPVSVAIDAGHESFQFYQSGIYFEKECSSEELDHGVLVVGYGFEGEDTDGRKYWIVKNSWSEKWGDKGYIYMAKDRKNHCGIATAASYPLV